One region of Flavobacterium sp. KACC 22763 genomic DNA includes:
- the bcp gene encoding thioredoxin-dependent thiol peroxidase, whose amino-acid sequence MTTLKAGDKAPNFSGTDQEGKAHKLADYVGKKLVVFFYPKASTPGCTAEACDLRDNFHRFQANNYELLGVSADSAKAQIKFKDKYELPFPLIADEDKSVINAFGVWGPKKFMGREYDGIHRTTFVINEKGIIEEVIEKVKTKEHASQILK is encoded by the coding sequence ATGACAACATTAAAAGCCGGAGATAAAGCACCAAATTTTTCAGGAACAGATCAAGAAGGAAAAGCACATAAACTGGCAGATTACGTAGGAAAGAAACTGGTTGTTTTCTTTTATCCAAAAGCAAGCACACCTGGATGCACAGCTGAGGCCTGTGATTTGAGAGATAATTTTCACCGTTTTCAAGCTAATAATTACGAGCTTTTAGGAGTAAGTGCCGATAGTGCAAAAGCACAAATCAAGTTTAAGGATAAATATGAATTGCCTTTTCCATTAATCGCAGACGAAGACAAATCGGTTATCAATGCATTTGGAGTTTGGGGACCAAAGAAATTCATGGGAAGAGAATATGATGGAATTCATAGAACTACTTTCGTAATCAACGAAAAAGGAATTATAGAAGAAGTAATTGAAAAAGTGAAAACAAAAGAGCACGCTTCTCAGATTTTGAAATAG
- a CDS encoding tetratricopeptide repeat protein encodes MKENIKMLSCLLMISIGAFAQKDKIKEAQSLFDKGNSQEALAILTKTEYLILNASDEDKSDYYYLKGNVLKDLAVKNVDAANNFTLASQSYQDVFLYENESGKFKWTIKANMALKDMKASLVNGAMADFNAGKFKESAEKSYKVYLFDKKDTINLYNAASSSINAKDFNAAVTYYELLKKINFSGKGVLYYATNKKTKEEDAFVSPKARESAIQQGFYEKPRTESVPSKKIEVNNNLAYAYLERKEYSKAETVYNYVLELNPNYVDAYINLAYLKLQMKKDLADEISSLGTTPAEMQKYDKLNARKDDITRSAIPYLKKVLTLEPKNPDATKTLLGVYRSLDMTAEYNALKAGM; translated from the coding sequence ATGAAAGAGAACATTAAAATGTTGTCATGCTTATTAATGATAAGTATTGGCGCATTTGCTCAAAAAGACAAAATTAAAGAAGCACAGTCTTTATTTGATAAAGGAAATAGCCAAGAAGCTTTGGCAATTTTAACCAAAACCGAATACCTTATACTTAACGCATCCGACGAAGACAAATCTGATTATTACTATTTAAAAGGTAATGTCTTAAAAGATTTGGCTGTAAAAAATGTAGATGCAGCTAATAATTTTACATTGGCATCGCAATCATATCAAGACGTATTCTTGTACGAGAATGAATCAGGCAAATTTAAATGGACAATTAAAGCTAATATGGCTTTAAAAGATATGAAAGCCAGTCTTGTAAATGGCGCAATGGCTGATTTTAACGCCGGAAAATTTAAAGAAAGTGCCGAGAAAAGCTATAAAGTGTATTTATTCGATAAGAAAGATACCATCAACTTGTATAACGCGGCATCTTCGTCTATAAATGCAAAAGATTTCAACGCAGCAGTTACCTATTACGAACTTTTGAAAAAGATTAATTTCTCTGGAAAAGGAGTTTTGTATTATGCTACAAACAAGAAAACAAAAGAAGAAGACGCTTTCGTTTCGCCAAAAGCTAGAGAATCAGCAATTCAACAAGGGTTCTATGAAAAACCAAGAACAGAATCTGTACCTTCTAAAAAAATAGAAGTAAACAATAATCTTGCTTATGCCTACCTTGAAAGAAAAGAGTATTCTAAAGCTGAAACGGTGTATAATTATGTTTTAGAATTGAATCCAAATTATGTGGATGCCTATATTAATTTGGCTTACTTAAAGCTGCAAATGAAGAAAGACTTGGCCGATGAAATATCTTCATTGGGAACTACGCCAGCTGAGATGCAGAAGTACGATAAGCTTAATGCTAGAAAAGATGATATTACAAGAAGTGCAATTCCGTATCTGAAAAAAGTACTTACACTAGAACCAAAAAATCCAGATGCAACAAAAACATTGCTAGGTGTTTATAGATCGCTTGACATGACAGCTGAATATAATGCTCTAAAAGCGGGAATGTAA
- a CDS encoding endonuclease III domain-containing protein produces MNKEARVQFVIDTLKELYPTIPVPLDHKDPYTLLIAVLLSAQCTDVRVNQITPLLFAKADNPYDMVKMSVEEIKEIIRPCGLSPMKSKGIHGLSEILIEKHNGEVPQSFEALEALPAVGHKTASVVMSQAFGVPAFPVDTHIHRLMYRWNLSNGKNVAQTEKDAKRLFPRELWNDLHLQIIWYGREYSPARGWNLEKDIITKTVGKKSLIEELEKTVSKK; encoded by the coding sequence ATGAATAAAGAAGCTCGCGTACAATTTGTTATCGACACCTTAAAAGAACTCTACCCTACTATACCTGTTCCGCTTGACCATAAAGATCCTTACACGCTTTTGATTGCAGTTTTACTTTCTGCTCAATGCACAGACGTTCGTGTGAACCAGATTACACCGCTACTTTTTGCAAAAGCTGACAATCCGTATGATATGGTTAAAATGTCGGTCGAGGAAATCAAGGAAATTATTCGTCCGTGTGGTTTATCTCCTATGAAATCGAAAGGGATTCATGGGTTATCCGAAATTTTGATTGAAAAACACAACGGAGAAGTTCCTCAAAGTTTTGAAGCGCTTGAAGCTTTACCAGCCGTTGGACATAAAACGGCCAGCGTGGTAATGTCGCAAGCTTTTGGAGTTCCTGCTTTTCCTGTTGACACACATATTCATAGATTGATGTACAGATGGAATTTATCTAACGGAAAAAATGTAGCGCAAACCGAGAAAGATGCTAAAAGATTATTCCCTAGAGAATTATGGAATGACTTGCATTTGCAGATTATTTGGTACGGCCGAGAATATTCTCCAGCTCGTGGGTGGAATCTTGAAAAAGACATTATTACTAAGACTGTCGGAAAGAAATCTCTAATTGAAGAACTAGAAAAAACAGTTTCAAAAAAATAA
- a CDS encoding vWA domain-containing protein, with the protein MHFKHPEILYFLFLLIVPILVHLFQLRRFKTSYFTNVRFLKELAIQTRKSSKIKKRLLLATRLLLLACAIIAFAQPFFEAADSKNASNEMYIVLDNSFSMQAKGKKGELLKRAVQELLENTPENTQFSLLTNTENFWNTDIKSSKSALQNLKYSASPFDLSAITAKIKAHKSAHKKDIVIITDAVGLKEKDIATIDFEEKPYFIVPEAEQKNNVSIDSVYINQTLENFYEIGINLSAYGEDFKPVSTALYNQNKLIAKTIVNFDTKKKTINFTIPKEAFHGYVTIEDNGLTYDNKLFFSISKNKKTNVISIGEPEKSNFLSRIYTSAEFNYNNYPIGSLDYNSLEKQNTIILNELADIPQALQTTLKAFVSKGGNLVVIPSEKTSLSSLNALLGNFGKIQFGNLETNSKLITKINFDHPLFSGVFENKITNFQYPKVNSSFAVSSSYPAVLSFEDQTAFVTAVQNQVSGITVFTAPINSANSNFQQSPLIVPLFYKIAQNNQKTGVNALTIGNNQPYFVDVLLTKDAILEVKGADDSFIPIQQILNNKVKLTFNDFPETAGNYSIFDKKEWVENISFNYKRTESDLSQVNTNVVSDFKTADTISTIFNTLQTERTDSQIWKWFVIFALLFLALEMAIIKFVK; encoded by the coding sequence ATGCATTTTAAACATCCCGAAATTCTATACTTTCTGTTTTTATTGATCGTTCCAATTTTGGTTCACTTATTTCAATTAAGACGATTTAAAACTTCCTATTTCACCAACGTTCGATTCTTAAAAGAACTTGCAATTCAGACTCGTAAGAGTTCTAAAATCAAAAAACGTCTTTTATTAGCGACACGTTTATTATTGCTTGCCTGTGCCATTATCGCTTTTGCACAACCTTTTTTTGAAGCCGCCGACAGTAAGAACGCATCAAATGAGATGTATATTGTATTGGATAATTCTTTCAGTATGCAGGCAAAAGGCAAAAAAGGAGAATTACTGAAAAGAGCTGTTCAGGAATTGCTTGAAAACACTCCAGAAAACACACAATTTTCGCTTTTAACCAACACCGAAAATTTCTGGAATACCGATATTAAATCATCTAAAAGTGCTTTACAAAACTTAAAATACAGCGCTTCTCCTTTTGATCTTTCGGCAATTACAGCCAAAATTAAAGCACACAAATCAGCTCATAAAAAAGATATTGTCATTATTACCGATGCTGTTGGTTTAAAAGAAAAAGATATTGCAACTATAGATTTCGAAGAAAAACCGTACTTTATTGTTCCAGAAGCAGAACAGAAAAACAATGTTTCAATTGACAGCGTTTATATCAATCAGACTTTAGAAAACTTCTACGAAATTGGCATCAATTTATCAGCTTATGGCGAAGATTTCAAACCAGTTTCTACAGCTCTTTACAATCAAAACAAACTAATTGCAAAGACCATTGTCAATTTTGACACGAAGAAAAAGACAATCAATTTTACTATTCCAAAAGAAGCTTTTCACGGATATGTAACAATTGAAGATAATGGGTTGACTTACGATAACAAATTGTTTTTCAGCATTTCAAAAAACAAAAAAACAAACGTTATCAGCATTGGCGAACCTGAAAAAAGCAATTTTTTATCGAGAATTTATACTTCAGCAGAATTCAACTATAACAATTATCCAATCGGTTCTTTAGATTATAATAGTTTAGAAAAGCAAAATACTATTATTCTAAACGAATTGGCTGATATTCCGCAAGCATTGCAAACGACTTTAAAAGCTTTTGTCTCTAAAGGCGGAAATTTAGTTGTGATTCCGTCTGAGAAAACTTCTCTTTCAAGCTTAAATGCATTATTAGGGAATTTCGGAAAAATTCAATTTGGGAATTTAGAAACCAACAGTAAATTAATCACTAAAATTAATTTTGATCATCCTTTATTTTCAGGCGTTTTCGAAAATAAGATAACCAATTTCCAATATCCAAAAGTAAACAGTTCGTTTGCCGTTTCAAGTTCTTATCCAGCCGTTCTTTCGTTTGAAGATCAGACTGCATTTGTAACTGCCGTTCAAAATCAAGTTTCTGGAATAACGGTCTTTACAGCTCCAATTAATAGTGCGAACTCTAATTTTCAGCAATCGCCTTTAATCGTTCCGTTATTTTACAAAATTGCTCAGAACAATCAGAAAACCGGTGTAAATGCTTTAACAATTGGAAACAATCAGCCTTATTTTGTTGACGTTTTATTGACTAAAGATGCCATTTTGGAAGTAAAAGGAGCAGACGATTCGTTTATTCCAATTCAGCAGATTTTGAATAACAAAGTTAAACTAACCTTTAATGATTTCCCTGAAACAGCTGGAAATTACAGCATTTTTGACAAAAAAGAATGGGTTGAAAATATCAGTTTTAATTACAAAAGAACCGAAAGCGATTTGAGTCAGGTAAATACCAATGTAGTTTCAGATTTCAAAACTGCCGATACAATTTCGACCATTTTCAATACGTTACAAACAGAAAGAACAGACAGCCAAATTTGGAAATGGTTTGTTATCTTTGCACTGTTATTTTTAGCATTAGAAATGGCAATTATAAAATTTGTAAAATGA
- a CDS encoding TonB-dependent receptor yields the protein MGTEIKLKGDKVIEQIPSIKDKALRINLNENIYGTFAEIGAGQETVRHFFRSGGSSGTIAKAMSAYDKDFSDAVYGAETDGRYVTEERLKKMLTHESQIIEERLSREKHPTKLFFSYANTVATIDFAKQFKGHGWVGIRYQIEPDEAYNEIILHIRFKETDARLQQETLGILGVNLIYGAFYKYNDPKRLLRYLYDHLDKDQLEIDTINFSGPRFADVDNRLMSLQLVKNGMTDAVMFNPEGKNILPAAILYKKNLLALRGSFRPVTKVNMDMYEKSLEMFLKENKVEKNNTLVIFEITLSNLRSDGEIDERDFMDRAELLCSLGQTVMISNFQEYYKVVEYFANYTKARMGLAMGVNNLVDIFDEKYYRHLSGGILEAFGKLFYRDMKVFLYPMLDEDGSLMNSNNLKVHPRMKELYKFFKFNGKVVDIEDYDPNILDVFSREILKMINQGKTGWEPMLPPGIPEIIKEHHLFGYHPQKELEQNK from the coding sequence ATGGGTACAGAAATAAAACTCAAAGGTGACAAGGTCATCGAACAGATTCCTTCTATAAAAGACAAAGCATTACGCATTAATTTAAACGAGAATATTTACGGAACATTTGCTGAGATTGGTGCTGGACAAGAGACAGTTAGGCATTTTTTCAGATCCGGAGGTTCTTCAGGAACTATTGCAAAAGCGATGTCTGCCTATGATAAAGATTTTAGCGACGCCGTTTATGGTGCTGAAACTGATGGAAGATATGTTACCGAAGAGCGTTTAAAAAAAATGCTTACCCATGAAAGCCAGATTATTGAAGAGCGTTTAAGCAGAGAAAAACACCCAACAAAACTTTTCTTTAGTTACGCTAACACTGTTGCGACAATAGATTTTGCCAAACAGTTTAAAGGTCACGGATGGGTTGGAATTCGTTACCAAATTGAGCCAGATGAAGCTTACAACGAAATTATCCTTCATATTCGTTTTAAAGAGACTGACGCAAGATTACAACAAGAAACACTTGGTATTTTGGGAGTTAACTTAATTTACGGTGCTTTTTACAAATATAACGATCCAAAACGATTACTTCGCTACTTATATGATCACTTAGACAAAGATCAATTAGAGATCGATACCATTAACTTTTCTGGGCCTCGTTTTGCTGATGTAGACAATCGTTTGATGAGTTTGCAATTGGTTAAAAACGGAATGACAGATGCTGTAATGTTTAACCCTGAAGGGAAAAATATTCTTCCGGCTGCTATATTATACAAAAAGAACCTTTTAGCTTTAAGAGGAAGTTTCCGTCCTGTTACTAAAGTAAACATGGATATGTATGAGAAATCTTTGGAAATGTTTCTTAAAGAAAATAAGGTTGAAAAAAATAATACTCTTGTAATTTTTGAAATTACACTTTCGAATTTACGTTCAGATGGTGAAATTGACGAAAGAGACTTTATGGATAGAGCCGAATTGCTTTGTTCTCTTGGTCAAACGGTTATGATTTCGAATTTCCAAGAATATTATAAAGTTGTAGAATACTTCGCAAACTACACCAAAGCTCGTATGGGATTGGCAATGGGTGTAAATAACCTTGTTGATATTTTTGACGAGAAGTACTACCGCCATTTAAGCGGTGGAATTCTGGAAGCTTTCGGAAAATTATTCTATCGCGATATGAAAGTATTCTTATATCCAATGTTAGATGAAGATGGCTCATTGATGAATTCGAACAACTTAAAAGTTCATCCTAGAATGAAAGAATTATACAAGTTCTTTAAATTCAACGGAAAAGTGGTTGATATTGAAGATTATGATCCAAATATTCTAGATGTTTTCTCTAGAGAAATTTTAAAAATGATTAATCAAGGCAAAACGGGTTGGGAACCAATGCTTCCTCCTGGTATTCCAGAAATCATAAAAGAACATCATCTTTTTGGATATCATCCGCAGAAAGAATTAGAACAAAATAAATAA
- a CDS encoding type II toxin-antitoxin system RelE/ParE family toxin produces MEKNFDVIFLEEVFAFLKELKPKHSEKIIYNIRKSQAKNDPELFKKLNNEIWEFRTLFQGNQYRLLAFWDKSNTQNTLVISTHGFVKKQGKVPEKEILKAQKLRLQYFKDKDSI; encoded by the coding sequence ATGGAAAAAAATTTTGATGTAATCTTTCTAGAAGAAGTATTTGCCTTTTTAAAAGAATTAAAACCAAAACATTCAGAAAAAATAATCTATAATATCCGAAAATCACAAGCAAAAAATGATCCTGAACTCTTCAAAAAGCTAAATAATGAAATTTGGGAGTTTCGAACTTTATTTCAAGGAAATCAATATCGGCTATTAGCGTTTTGGGACAAAAGCAATACACAAAACACTCTTGTAATTTCTACACATGGCTTTGTAAAGAAACAAGGAAAAGTACCTGAGAAAGAAATATTAAAAGCGCAAAAACTAAGATTGCAATATTTTAAAGATAAAGATTCAATTTAA
- a CDS encoding cysteine hydrolase family protein, with amino-acid sequence MNPTKLNNPALILIDIQKGFHDVAYWGGDRNNVTAEEKAGELLEIWRSKKLPIFHVQHCSSNPNSILNETNPGNEFQDVVKPLEGETIIKKNVNSAFIGTNLKELLDNAKITNLVIVGLTTDHCVSTTTRMAGNFGYNVYLVSDATATFNKKGLNGEDFSAELIHQTALASLNEEFAQVVDSEFIKEIV; translated from the coding sequence ATGAACCCAACAAAACTTAATAATCCCGCATTAATTTTAATTGACATTCAGAAAGGTTTTCACGATGTTGCCTATTGGGGAGGAGACCGTAATAATGTTACGGCAGAAGAAAAAGCTGGTGAGCTTCTGGAAATCTGGCGAAGCAAAAAACTCCCTATTTTTCATGTACAGCATTGTTCATCAAATCCAAATTCAATTTTAAACGAAACAAATCCTGGAAATGAATTTCAAGATGTCGTAAAACCTCTTGAAGGAGAAACCATCATCAAAAAGAATGTCAATAGTGCTTTTATCGGAACTAATTTAAAAGAGCTTCTTGATAATGCCAAAATCACTAATCTGGTAATTGTTGGTTTAACTACAGATCACTGCGTTTCTACTACAACGAGAATGGCTGGAAATTTTGGCTACAACGTTTATCTAGTTTCTGATGCAACAGCAACTTTCAATAAAAAAGGTTTAAACGGAGAAGATTTCTCTGCTGAATTAATACATCAGACAGCTTTAGCAAGCTTAAATGAAGAATTTGCTCAGGTGGTAGATTCTGAGTTTATTAAAGAGATTGTTTAG
- a CDS encoding lactonase family protein, with translation MKKIYLVLFSALSLTAVKAQNKFNLLVGTYTNTCQSNGIYVYEFDASTGDYKLKKSSESVVSPSYLSVSADNKFIYAVNENGTQSTVSSFSYDSQTGKISLINKNDALGADPCHLINDDKNVIAANYSGGSIAVFKKNPDGSITEAQQLVQHEGKGPNVARQEKAHVHMVMFSPDKKFVLSNDLGLDKVFIYKYNPTAKNEILTLKGSVDVKPGSGPRHLTFSKDGKFVYLVQELDGTLTTLSWDKTGSLKIVAETSILPKDFKGGTGAAAIKLSPDGNFLYVTDRVDANAISVYKISKTGSLELVEQQSTLGKGPRDFAIDPTGNYLLVGHQYTNDIVIFKRDIATGKIVDTGRRIQMCSPVGLLFTKI, from the coding sequence ATGAAAAAAATATACCTAGTATTATTTTCTGCTTTATCATTAACCGCGGTTAAAGCTCAAAACAAATTCAATTTACTGGTAGGAACTTATACCAATACTTGCCAAAGCAACGGTATTTATGTATATGAATTTGATGCTTCTACAGGCGATTATAAGTTAAAAAAATCATCAGAGAGTGTTGTCAGTCCAAGTTATTTATCGGTTTCAGCAGATAATAAATTTATTTATGCTGTAAACGAAAACGGGACACAAAGTACGGTAAGTTCTTTTTCTTATGATTCGCAAACGGGCAAGATCAGCCTTATAAATAAAAATGATGCATTAGGAGCAGATCCTTGCCATTTAATAAATGATGATAAAAATGTAATTGCTGCCAATTACTCTGGTGGAAGTATTGCTGTTTTTAAGAAAAATCCAGATGGAAGCATTACAGAGGCGCAGCAGCTGGTTCAGCATGAAGGAAAAGGACCAAATGTGGCACGTCAGGAAAAAGCGCATGTGCACATGGTTATGTTTTCTCCAGACAAAAAGTTTGTATTGTCAAATGATTTAGGTTTGGATAAAGTGTTTATTTACAAATACAATCCAACTGCAAAAAATGAAATCTTGACTTTAAAAGGAAGTGTTGACGTGAAGCCTGGAAGCGGACCAAGACACTTAACTTTCAGCAAAGATGGAAAATTTGTCTATTTAGTTCAGGAATTGGATGGAACTTTAACAACTTTAAGCTGGGATAAAACTGGAAGTTTAAAAATAGTTGCCGAAACAAGCATTCTTCCAAAAGACTTCAAAGGAGGAACTGGAGCAGCGGCAATCAAACTTTCTCCAGACGGAAACTTTTTATATGTTACTGATCGTGTAGATGCTAATGCTATTTCTGTATACAAAATTTCTAAAACAGGAAGTTTGGAATTGGTAGAACAGCAAAGCACTTTAGGGAAAGGTCCGCGTGATTTTGCCATTGATCCAACAGGAAATTACCTTTTAGTAGGGCATCAGTATACTAATGATATAGTTATTTTTAAAAGAGATATTGCAACAGGAAAAATTGTAGATACGGGTAGAAGAATACAAATGTGTTCGCCAGTGGGGCTTTTGTTTACGAAAATTTAG
- a CDS encoding MBL fold metallo-hydrolase has translation MKVYFLGTGTSQGIPIIGIDHPVCKSTDAKDKRLRVSIWITWDEHSYVIDCGPDFRQQMLSCGCRKLDAILFTHEHSDHTAGLDDIRPFNFRQGEIPIYGHKRVLDNLRRRFDYVFETVNKYPGAPSVKTIEVQNNAPFAVGDKMAIPINAMHGDLQVFGYRIEDFAYLTDVKTIEQAEVEKLKGIKVLVVNALRVEPHDTHFNLQEALDFIDLVKPERAYLTHISHVLGFHEEVQQKLPENVFLAYDNLEITI, from the coding sequence TTGAAGGTTTATTTTTTAGGTACAGGTACTTCTCAAGGTATTCCAATTATCGGAATCGATCATCCAGTTTGTAAAAGCACTGATGCTAAGGATAAAAGGCTTCGTGTGTCCATTTGGATAACATGGGACGAGCATTCGTATGTGATTGATTGCGGTCCCGATTTCAGACAGCAAATGCTTTCATGCGGATGCCGTAAACTCGATGCAATTCTTTTTACACACGAACACTCCGATCATACTGCTGGGTTAGATGATATTCGTCCATTTAATTTCAGACAGGGAGAAATTCCGATTTACGGACATAAACGCGTTTTAGATAATCTGCGACGCCGTTTTGATTATGTTTTTGAAACTGTAAATAAATATCCAGGAGCTCCAAGTGTAAAAACAATCGAAGTGCAAAATAATGCACCTTTTGCCGTTGGAGATAAAATGGCAATTCCGATAAACGCAATGCACGGTGATTTACAGGTTTTTGGATACAGAATAGAGGATTTTGCCTATTTAACCGATGTAAAAACTATTGAACAAGCTGAAGTTGAGAAACTCAAGGGAATAAAAGTTCTGGTAGTAAATGCTTTACGTGTTGAACCTCACGATACTCATTTTAATCTGCAAGAAGCGCTTGATTTTATTGATTTGGTTAAACCTGAAAGAGCGTATTTAACCCATATTAGCCATGTTTTAGGTTTTCATGAAGAAGTGCAGCAAAAACTTCCAGAAAATGTTTTCTTAGCTTACGATAATTTAGAAATTACAATTTAA
- a CDS encoding alpha/beta hydrolase, with protein MNLSLEYKIREPKVILDKNPLLLLLHGYGSNEADLFSFASELPDNYYIISARAPYDLQYGAYAWYAINFDADQNKFSDNEQARTSRDVIATFIDELVANYPIDANNVTLIGFSQGSILSYATALSYPEKIQRVVAMSGYFNEEIIKEGFKNNDFKNLKFFASHGTVDQVIPIEWARKTPAALEKLNIPLTYKEYPVGHGVAPQNFFDFKNWLAS; from the coding sequence ATGAATCTATCTTTAGAATATAAAATAAGAGAACCAAAGGTAATTTTAGACAAAAATCCGTTATTGCTTTTATTGCATGGATATGGCAGCAATGAAGCCGATTTATTCTCTTTTGCTTCTGAACTTCCAGATAATTATTACATCATTTCTGCGAGAGCTCCTTACGATTTGCAATATGGCGCTTACGCTTGGTATGCCATCAACTTTGATGCTGATCAGAATAAATTTTCAGACAACGAACAAGCTAGAACTTCAAGAGATGTAATTGCAACTTTTATTGATGAACTAGTAGCAAATTATCCAATTGATGCTAACAACGTTACATTAATTGGATTCAGCCAAGGATCTATTTTAAGTTATGCAACAGCACTTTCTTATCCTGAAAAAATTCAGAGAGTTGTGGCAATGAGCGGTTATTTTAATGAAGAAATCATCAAAGAAGGTTTTAAAAACAATGATTTCAAAAACTTAAAATTTTTCGCTTCACACGGAACTGTAGATCAAGTTATTCCAATTGAATGGGCAAGAAAAACACCCGCTGCTTTAGAAAAATTAAATATTCCGCTTACTTATAAAGAATATCCTGTTGGACATGGAGTTGCTCCTCAGAATTTCTTTGATTTTAAGAATTGGTTGGCTTCTTAA
- a CDS encoding dihydroorotase, with protein sequence MKLIIKSAKIIDSKSPFHNQTVDLLIADGVIEKIGVSLPNDDAEVVRFENLHVSQGWFDSSVSLGEPGYEDRETIANGLNVAAKSGFTAIALQPNSLPIIDNQSQVNFVKNKANGSATEIFPIGALTKASEGKDMAELFDMKNSGAIAFGDYNKSIDNANILKIALQYVQDFDGLVIAYSQDPNIKGNGVANEGIVSTRLGLKGIPNLAEELQISRNLFLLEYTGGKLHIPTISTAKSVELIREAKAKGLNVTASVSVHHLVLTDEKLDGFDTRFKVTPPLRTEVDRQALLNGIADGTIDMITSDHNPIDIEFKKMEFDTAKNGTIGLESAFGALLTVLPAETVVSKLTAARTVFGLENNIIEEGAKANLTLFTTEGKSTFTKENILSKSKNSAFLGTELKGSVYGILNQNQLVTK encoded by the coding sequence ATGAAACTAATCATCAAAAGCGCCAAAATTATCGACTCAAAAAGTCCGTTTCACAATCAGACCGTTGATCTTTTAATTGCAGATGGTGTAATAGAAAAAATAGGAGTTTCTCTTCCAAACGATGATGCAGAAGTAGTACGTTTTGAAAATCTTCATGTTTCTCAAGGCTGGTTTGACAGCAGTGTTTCCCTTGGAGAGCCAGGCTACGAAGACAGAGAAACTATCGCAAACGGATTGAATGTGGCAGCAAAAAGCGGATTCACAGCAATCGCATTACAGCCGAATTCGTTGCCAATTATTGACAATCAATCTCAGGTAAATTTTGTAAAAAACAAAGCAAATGGTTCTGCTACAGAAATTTTCCCAATCGGTGCTTTAACTAAAGCTAGTGAAGGAAAAGATATGGCAGAGCTTTTTGACATGAAAAACTCGGGAGCAATCGCTTTTGGAGATTATAACAAAAGCATCGATAATGCTAATATTCTGAAAATTGCTTTACAGTATGTACAAGATTTTGACGGATTGGTAATTGCCTACTCTCAAGATCCAAACATAAAAGGAAATGGAGTTGCTAATGAAGGAATTGTTTCTACAAGATTAGGATTGAAAGGAATTCCGAATCTAGCCGAAGAACTGCAAATTTCGAGAAACTTATTTTTGCTGGAATATACAGGCGGAAAACTTCATATTCCAACAATTTCTACAGCAAAATCGGTTGAATTGATTAGAGAAGCTAAAGCGAAAGGCTTAAATGTTACTGCAAGTGTTTCAGTTCATCATTTGGTTTTAACTGATGAAAAACTAGACGGATTTGACACTCGCTTTAAAGTTACACCACCATTAAGAACAGAAGTTGACAGACAGGCTCTATTAAACGGAATTGCTGACGGCACAATCGACATGATTACTTCAGACCATAATCCTATTGATATTGAATTCAAAAAAATGGAATTTGATACTGCTAAAAACGGAACAATTGGCCTAGAAAGTGCTTTCGGAGCTTTATTAACGGTTTTACCAGCTGAAACGGTTGTTTCTAAATTAACGGCTGCCAGAACTGTTTTTGGTTTAGAAAACAATATTATTGAAGAAGGCGCAAAAGCAAACCTAACTTTGTTTACAACAGAAGGAAAATCAACTTTTACAAAAGAAAACATTCTTTCAAAATCAAAAAATTCTGCTTTTTTAGGAACCGAGCTTAAAGGTTCTGTGTACGGAATTTTAAATCAAAATCAATTAGTTACAAAATAA
- a CDS encoding helix-turn-helix transcriptional regulator: MKTYTLNQVTDEIVGKIGTPARDQFEYDLQMDLIGNAIKQTRKERNLTQEELGKLIGVQKAQISKLEKNAGNVTLETVIKVFTALKATVKFQIELKDLTISLDK, encoded by the coding sequence ATGAAAACATATACTTTAAATCAAGTGACGGATGAGATCGTTGGCAAAATTGGAACTCCTGCCAGAGATCAATTTGAATATGATTTGCAAATGGATTTAATTGGAAATGCCATTAAACAAACTCGTAAAGAACGTAATTTAACCCAAGAAGAATTAGGAAAACTTATTGGTGTTCAAAAAGCACAAATATCCAAACTTGAAAAAAATGCCGGAAATGTAACATTGGAAACAGTAATAAAAGTGTTTACAGCACTAAAAGCTACAGTCAAATTTCAAATAGAACTAAAAGACTTAACGATCAGTTTAGATAAATAA